A portion of the Oncorhynchus gorbuscha isolate QuinsamMale2020 ecotype Even-year linkage group LG07, OgorEven_v1.0, whole genome shotgun sequence genome contains these proteins:
- the aoc1 gene encoding amiloride-sensitive amine oxidase [copper-containing]: protein MARCCCMLVLLVALGVCEASRGREWAHHGASMFADLTPREMRDVRDYLQGKPELGLTATRGKDLKKNSILLMELHLPRKHEALRTLDRGQAKPTRQARVVVQFGNQAQPNITEFIVSPLPFPTSYTGKTFKGDRPIRFESRPITAAEYSHIIDILQKITAKVHKVLFETTGGFSFHNCTNRCLTFSDIAPRGLESGERRTWIMLQKFVEGYFIHPVGFEVLVNHKDLDPERWTVEKVWYNGQYFDNVEELAERYEKGTLEKVQLPDHDDEDLYSTYIPRGHSNTRTDIHGPKLVEPQGPRYHVDRNFVEYAGWSFAFRVRSSAGLQIFDLRFNGERIAYEVSLQEAIAFYSGDTPAAMQTKYIDAGWAMGTVDYELAPGIDCPEIATFLDLHHYYDTDKPMRYKNALCVFEMTTGMPLRRHFNSNFQGSYNFFGGLENHVLVLRTTSTVYNYDYIWDFLFYQNGVMESRVSATGYIHATFFTPNGLHYGSKVYNFVLGNLHTHLIHYKVDLDISGRENSFESMDLKYVNFTNPWSHKHSVVQSKLVKTQHQTERSAAFRFGKKFPRYVHFYNPNEKNKWGHQKGYRIQYNSHANSVLPRGWREENGISWSRYPLAVTRHKDSEPTSSSIYTQNDPWEPVVSFEDYIRNNEDITNQDLVAWVTVGFLHVPHSEDIPNTATPGNSVGFFLRPFNFFDEDPSLSSRSTVIVRPDKEGKPKVQRWTPEVVGHCVTDKPFFYNGTYAGV from the exons ATGGCCAGGTGCTGCTGTATGCTGGTGCTGCTGGTTGCTCTGGGCGTGTGTGAAGCCTCTCGTGGCCGGGAGTGGGCTCACCATGGAGCCTCCATGTTCGCTGACCTGACCCCCCGTGAGATGCGTGACGTCCGGGACTACCTGCAAGGCAAGCCAGAGCTGGGTCTGACAGCGACCCGGGGCAAGGACCTGAAGAAGAACAGCATCCTGTTGATGGAGCTCCACCTGCCTCGGAAGCACGAGGCCCTGAGGACACTGGACCGGGGCCAGGCCAAACCCACACGCCAGGCCAGGGTGGTGGTGCAGTTCGGGAACCAGGCCCAGCCCAACATCACTGAGTTCATCGTGAGTCCACTGCCCTTCCCTACTTCGTACACGGGGAAGACTTTCAAGGGAGACCGGCCCATTCGGTTTGAGTCGAGACCCATCACGGCGGCGGAGTACTCGCACATCATTGACATCTTGCAGAAGATTACTGCCAAGGTCCATAAGGTCCTGTTTGAGACCACAGGCGGATTTTCCTTCCACAACTGCACCAACCGCTGCCTGACATTTTCGGACATTGCGCCCCGTGGTTTGGAGTCGGGTGAGAGGAGGACCTGGATCATGCTGCAGAAGTTCGTAGAGGGCTACTTCATCCACCCTGTGGGCTTTGAGGTCCTGGTGAACCATAAAGATCTGGATCCCGAGCGCTGGACGGTGGAGAAGGTGTGGTACAACGGCCAGTACTTTGACAATGTGGAAGAACTGGCAGAGCGATATGAGAAGGGAACGCTGGAGAAGGTCCAGCTTCCTGACCATGATGATGAAGACTTGTACTCCACTTACATTCCCCGTGGGCACAGCAACACGCGCACTGACATTCATGGGCCCAAGCTGGTAGAGCCCCAAGGCCCTCGCTACCACGTGGATAGGAACTTTGTGGAATACGCCGGCTGGTCCTTCGCCTTCCGAGTCCGCTCATCCGCCGGCCTCCAAATCTTTGACCTGCGCTTCAATGGAGAGCGCATCGCCTACGAGGTCAGCCTCCAGGAAGCCATCGCCTTCTATTCGGGTGACACCCCCGCCGCCATGCAGACCAAATACATAGATGCTGGCTGGGCCATGGGAACTGTGGACTACGAGCTGGCGCCTGGCATTGACTGCCCCGAAATCGCAACCTTTCTAGACCTGCACCATTACTACGACACGGACAAGCCCATGCGCTACAAGAACGCCTTGTGTGTGTTTGAAATGACCACAGGGATGCCTCTGAGGAGGCACTTCAACAGTAACTTCCAGGGGAGCTACAACTTCTTCGGGGGTCTGGAGAACCACGTGCTGGTGCTTCGTACCACCTCCACCGTCTATAACTACGACTACATCTGGGATTTTCTCTTCTACCAGAACggagtgatggagtccagggtcAGTGCCACCGGCTACATCCACGCCACCTTCTTTACGCCTAACGGACTGCACTATGGCTCTAAGGTGTATAACTTCGTACTTGGTAACCTGCACACTCATCTCATCCACTACAAGGTTGACCTTGATATTTCCG GTCGGGAGAACAGCTTTGAGTCGATGGACCTCAAGTACGTGAACTTCACCAACCCGTGGAGCCACAAACATTCTGTCGTCCAATCCAAGCTCGTCAAGACGCAACACCAAACGGAACGCAGCGCAGCCTTCCGATTTGGCAAAAAGTTCCCCCGCTACGTGCACTTCTACAACCCCAATGAGAAGAACAAGTGGGGCCACCAGAAGGGCTACCGCATCCAGTACAACTCCCACGCCAACAGTGTGCTTCCCCGTGGCTGGAGAGAGGAGAACGGCATCAGCTGGTCCAG ATACCCATTGGCTGTGACCAGGCACAAGGACAGTGAGCCCACCAGCAGTAGTATCTACACTCAGAACGACCCCTGGGAGCCTGTGGTCTCCTTTGAGGACTACATCCGCAACAATGAAGACATCACCAACCAG GACCTGGTTGCCTGGGTGACAGTGGGCTTCCTGCACGTGCCCCACTCGGAGGACATCCCCAATACGGCAACGCCCGGCAACTCTGTGGGCTTCTTCCTGCGCCCCTTCAACTTCTTCGATGAggacccctctctctcatcccgcAGTACCGTCATTGTCCGGCCAGACAAAGAGGGGAAGCCGAAGGTCCAGAGATGGACCCCAGAGGTCGTAGGTCATTGTGTGACTGACAAGCCTTTCTTCTACAACGGCACCTACGCAGGAGTCTGA